One window from the genome of Candidatus Methylarchaceae archaeon HK02M2 encodes:
- a CDS encoding thiamine pyrophosphate-dependent enzyme: MPFKSIKSLEERSDFFSPGHGLCAGCGAAQIARIVTKVAGKDTIIVTPTGCLEVSTTTYPATSWKVPYIHVAFENAAAAASGIKVAYGALIRKKKIPKDAKVVVLGGDGGTADIGLQSLSGAFERGDRITYICYDNEAYMNTGIQRSGATPYGAWTTTSPGGQKTLKKDLMGIAIAHGVKYAATASIAYVRDAANKVDKAISMGGPSFIHWIQPCTTGWRYDPKLTVKISKLVVKTGLWPLYEYHNRVIKLTVKVPKRVPVSEYLKLQGRFRHIMNKPDELRIIQSYADELSAKFGLGPVVQ, from the coding sequence ATGCCATTTAAGAGTATCAAGTCTCTTGAAGAGAGATCAGACTTCTTCAGTCCTGGTCACGGCCTATGCGCTGGTTGTGGTGCAGCTCAGATAGCAAGAATTGTAACTAAAGTTGCTGGAAAAGATACGATAATTGTCACTCCCACGGGTTGTCTTGAAGTCTCGACTACAACATATCCAGCAACTTCATGGAAAGTCCCCTATATACATGTGGCCTTTGAGAATGCTGCTGCAGCAGCTTCTGGAATAAAAGTCGCTTATGGTGCGTTGATCAGAAAGAAAAAGATACCTAAAGATGCAAAAGTGGTTGTTCTAGGTGGAGATGGAGGTACAGCTGATATAGGATTACAATCTTTGAGTGGAGCTTTTGAGAGAGGAGATCGTATTACATACATCTGTTATGATAACGAAGCCTATATGAATACTGGTATCCAACGTAGTGGAGCAACGCCCTACGGTGCATGGACTACGACTAGCCCTGGAGGTCAGAAGACATTAAAGAAAGATCTTATGGGAATTGCGATAGCCCATGGCGTAAAATATGCAGCCACAGCATCTATTGCATATGTAAGAGATGCAGCGAATAAAGTTGATAAAGCAATTTCAATGGGTGGGCCTTCTTTTATACATTGGATTCAACCCTGCACCACTGGGTGGAGATATGATCCGAAATTAACGGTAAAGATAAGCAAATTAGTTGTGAAGACAGGTCTATGGCCTCTATACGAATATCATAATCGGGTAATAAAACTTACAGTAAAGGTCCCAAAAAGAGTTCCTGTATCTGAATACCTTAAGCTTCAAGGAAGGTTCAGGCATATAATGAACAAACCAGACGAGTTAAGAATTATTCAATCTTATGCAGATGAGCTATCCGCGAAATTCGGATTGGGACCTGTAGTTCAATAG